Proteins from a single region of Candidatus Methylomirabilis sp.:
- a CDS encoding THUMP domain-containing protein — MDWNILLTAADGCGREAVRALRAFGRFRFTGYRNVLVGRVADPLAFLQAMQESAGRGEVPGRLITRVVPVERTFPVTAETFLQDVQAALREAVTRHPGPRFFVRLDRRGFKGRVNTQDMERALGTFVAETIRAGGGTPGVSFADPDVIFLLETVGETAGLSVIPRALRLASPLLKVR, encoded by the coding sequence ATGGACTGGAATATCCTGCTCACCGCGGCCGACGGCTGCGGCCGGGAGGCGGTTCGGGCGCTCCGAGCCTTCGGCCGCTTCCGCTTCACCGGCTACCGGAATGTGCTGGTGGGGCGGGTGGCGGACCCGCTCGCGTTTCTCCAGGCCATGCAGGAGAGCGCCGGCCGGGGCGAGGTCCCGGGCAGACTCATCACCCGCGTCGTACCGGTGGAACGCACCTTCCCGGTGACGGCGGAGACCTTCCTCCAGGACGTGCAGGCCGCGCTGCGGGAGGCGGTCACCCGGCACCCCGGCCCCCGCTTCTTCGTCCGCCTGGACCGGCGCGGCTTCAAGGGGCGGGTGAACACTCAGGACATGGAGCGGGCACTGGGGACGTTCGTGGCGGAGACCATCCGGGCAGGCGGCGGGACCCCGGGGGTCTCCTTCGCCGACCCCGACGTCATCTTCCTCCTGGAGACGGTCGGCGAGACGGCCGGCCTCAGCGTCATCCCGCGGGCGCTCCGGCTGGCCTCCCCCCTCCTGAAGGTCCGCTGA
- the queF gene encoding preQ(1) synthase: MPTQPSKVLETFPNPNPERDYEIAFECPEFTCLCPRTGQPDFATIRIRYVPDARCVELKSLKLYLWAYRNEGAYHEGVTNQILDDLVKACEPRRMTVVGDFTVRGGIHTVVTASYSGPEEARA, encoded by the coding sequence CCAACCCAGCCTTCCAAGGTCCTGGAGACCTTCCCGAATCCCAACCCGGAGCGGGACTACGAGATCGCCTTCGAGTGCCCGGAGTTTACCTGCCTCTGCCCGCGGACCGGCCAGCCCGACTTCGCCACCATTCGGATCCGCTATGTCCCGGATGCCCGCTGCGTGGAGCTGAAGTCCCTGAAGCTCTACCTCTGGGCCTACCGGAACGAGGGGGCCTACCACGAGGGCGTCACGAATCAGATTCTCGATGACCTGGTCAAGGCCTGCGAGCCCCGGCGAATGACCGTGGTGGGGGACTTCACCGTCCGCGGGGGAATCCACACGGTGGTGACCGCCTCCTACAGCGGGCCGGAGGAAGCGAGGGCCTGA
- a CDS encoding PilZ domain-containing protein has product MAPAIGVRERPPRFVVALPANVTVVDHAVPGTRRVLTAVTANVSDGGMALDLPEALPPWTPVEIQVEMGQGVMGLEAVVLWHEDPSLRRGGSGIRHGLVVSEVPPGARQGWDELLRGLGHVRPSTRHRTRFPLDARAVCEVQGRKGAPLEGRTENISRGGLGLLLPERLPAGTGMEVEVPTRGELLRMAGLVIWSSPLPTGTGRPTFRHGVEREAGDWPHEFVLELYLREEQWRRGPG; this is encoded by the coding sequence ATGGCCCCCGCGATCGGCGTCCGGGAGCGGCCCCCCAGGTTCGTGGTGGCCCTCCCCGCCAACGTGACGGTGGTGGACCACGCTGTGCCCGGGACGCGGCGGGTCCTGACGGCGGTGACCGCGAACGTGAGCGATGGCGGCATGGCCCTCGACCTTCCGGAGGCGCTCCCCCCCTGGACCCCCGTCGAGATCCAGGTGGAGATGGGACAGGGGGTCATGGGACTCGAGGCCGTCGTGCTCTGGCACGAGGACCCTTCCCTCCGGCGCGGGGGCTCCGGCATCCGCCATGGCCTCGTGGTCTCGGAGGTCCCCCCCGGCGCGCGACAGGGCTGGGATGAACTCCTCCGGGGGCTCGGACACGTGAGGCCCTCGACGCGCCACCGGACCCGATTCCCGCTCGACGCGCGGGCGGTCTGCGAGGTCCAGGGCAGGAAGGGCGCACCGCTGGAGGGCCGGACCGAGAACATCAGCCGGGGGGGATTGGGGCTGCTTCTCCCGGAGCGCTTGCCGGCGGGGACCGGTATGGAGGTGGAGGTCCCGACGCGGGGGGAGCTCCTCCGCATGGCCGGCCTGGTGATCTGGTCTTCCCCCCTGCCGACGGGGACGGGGAGGCCTACCTTCCGGCACGGGGTGGAGCGGGAAGCCGGGGACTGGCCCCACGAGTTCGTCCTGGAGCTCTACCTTCGGGAGGAGCAGTGGCGGCGGGGGCCGGGCTAG
- a CDS encoding dipeptidase produces the protein MESVLQAIAADREAALEELKAFLRIPSVSGDPARRAEVRQAATWVAERLRGLGCRVEVMETPGHPIVYGEWTGAPGRPTLLTYGHYDVQPEDPVEGWTSPPFEPTVRDGAIYARGAADDKGQVFIHLKAAEAWLHAERRLPVNLKFLIEGEEEVGSPNLEPFVAAEVGRLKADAVVISDTAMLARGVPGLCVGLRGIVYCQVDLRGPATDLHSGIFGGSVANPATILCRLLAGLTDERGRVTIPGFYDDVRPLTPAEREAFARLPFDEAAYREALGVPALDGEDGFTTLERRWVRPTFEVNGLHAGFTGVGSKTVLPAKAMAKVSMRLVPDQDPEKIVEAFEATLKRLCPRSVTLTVTRMHGSRPWLMPTDHPAVQAAARALTRGFGREPVFIREGGSIPIVTTLTERLGAPILLLGFGLPDENAHAPDERLDLDNFSRGIQTVAYLYRELT, from the coding sequence ATGGAGTCCGTCCTGCAGGCGATCGCGGCCGACCGGGAGGCTGCCCTCGAGGAGCTGAAGGCCTTCCTCCGGATCCCGAGCGTGAGCGGGGACCCAGCCCGCCGGGCGGAAGTCCGGCAGGCCGCCACCTGGGTGGCGGAGCGTCTGCGGGGGTTGGGCTGCCGGGTGGAGGTCATGGAGACCCCCGGGCACCCGATCGTGTACGGCGAGTGGACGGGAGCGCCGGGCCGGCCGACGCTCCTCACCTACGGCCACTACGACGTGCAGCCCGAAGACCCGGTGGAGGGGTGGACGAGCCCGCCCTTCGAGCCGACCGTCCGGGATGGGGCCATCTATGCCCGGGGCGCGGCCGATGACAAGGGTCAGGTCTTCATCCACCTGAAGGCGGCCGAAGCCTGGCTCCACGCCGAACGCCGCCTCCCCGTCAACCTGAAGTTCCTGATCGAGGGGGAGGAGGAGGTGGGGAGCCCCAATCTGGAACCCTTCGTCGCGGCCGAGGTGGGCCGCCTGAAGGCGGACGCCGTCGTCATTTCCGACACGGCCATGCTCGCAAGGGGAGTGCCGGGACTCTGCGTCGGGCTGCGGGGGATCGTCTACTGCCAGGTGGACCTCCGGGGGCCGGCCACCGACCTGCACTCCGGCATCTTCGGCGGGAGCGTGGCCAACCCGGCCACGATCCTCTGCCGCCTGCTGGCGGGCCTCACCGACGAGCGCGGGCGCGTGACGATCCCCGGCTTCTACGACGATGTCCGGCCCCTCACCCCCGCCGAGCGGGAGGCCTTCGCCAGACTCCCCTTCGACGAGGCGGCCTACCGGGAGGCGCTGGGGGTGCCGGCGCTGGACGGCGAGGATGGGTTCACGACCCTGGAGCGGCGGTGGGTGAGGCCCACCTTCGAGGTGAACGGGCTTCACGCCGGCTTCACCGGCGTCGGCTCCAAGACCGTCCTGCCGGCAAAGGCCATGGCCAAGGTGAGCATGCGCCTCGTGCCGGACCAGGACCCGGAGAAGATCGTCGAGGCCTTCGAGGCCACCCTGAAGCGCCTCTGCCCGCGGTCGGTCACCCTCACCGTCACCCGGATGCACGGGTCCCGGCCCTGGCTCATGCCGACCGACCACCCGGCGGTCCAGGCGGCGGCCCGCGCGCTCACGCGGGGGTTCGGGCGCGAGCCGGTCTTCATCCGGGAGGGGGGATCCATCCCGATCGTGACCACGCTCACCGAGCGACTGGGCGCCCCCATCCTCCTCCTGGGCTTCGGCCTTCCGGACGAGAACGCCCATGCCCCGGATGAGCGGCTGGACCTGGACAACTTCTCCCGGGGCATTCAGACGGTTGCCTACCTGTACCGGGAGCTCACCTGA
- a CDS encoding FAD-binding oxidoreductase, with protein MRAEIVIVGAGVVGLSTAYQLARAGLRDILVLERETVGSGSSGKSLGGFRVDFSSEVNVRFSLESLKALEGFADEFGVDPDLRRIGYLLLTTSEALAARFRENASRLARFGVEVEVLSPSEIGARWPYLCTADLAGGTFCARDGTVGVSELTQGYAAGARRQGVTIREGEEVVGIEVGAGRVTGVRTRTDRVATPRVLCAAGAWSSRIGEMVGIPIPVTPVRRQVFVTGPCPAIQGTVPQVVEVGKGWVFRREGAGFLIYGPQDPAPEGVASLDWGSVGWAVAAAAHRVPPLADAEVVGGWAGLYDISPDNHAILGPVPSLEGFYVATGFSGHGIMHSPATGKVMAEVILTGRATTLDITPLTIERFGRGALLEEPMTAHRQEGGAGPV; from the coding sequence GTGCGGGCGGAAATCGTCATCGTCGGCGCGGGGGTCGTGGGGCTGAGCACCGCCTACCAGTTGGCCCGCGCGGGCCTGCGCGACATTCTGGTCCTGGAGCGGGAGACGGTCGGGAGCGGCTCCAGCGGGAAGAGCCTGGGGGGCTTCCGGGTGGACTTCTCTTCCGAGGTCAACGTCCGCTTCTCCCTGGAGAGCCTGAAGGCCCTCGAGGGGTTCGCCGACGAGTTTGGCGTGGACCCGGACCTCCGGCGGATCGGGTATCTCCTGCTGACCACGAGCGAGGCGCTGGCCGCCCGCTTTCGGGAGAACGCCTCCCGCCTCGCCCGCTTCGGCGTGGAGGTGGAGGTGCTTTCCCCGAGCGAGATCGGGGCCCGCTGGCCCTACCTCTGCACCGCGGACCTGGCGGGCGGGACCTTCTGCGCACGGGACGGGACCGTCGGGGTGAGCGAGCTCACCCAGGGCTATGCGGCGGGGGCCCGGCGCCAGGGCGTCACGATCCGGGAGGGGGAGGAAGTGGTGGGGATCGAGGTGGGGGCCGGGCGGGTCACGGGTGTCCGGACCAGGACGGACCGGGTGGCGACCCCGCGGGTCCTGTGCGCCGCAGGGGCCTGGTCATCCCGGATCGGGGAGATGGTGGGCATCCCGATCCCGGTGACACCGGTCCGGCGCCAGGTCTTCGTCACGGGTCCCTGCCCGGCGATCCAGGGGACGGTCCCGCAGGTGGTGGAGGTGGGCAAGGGATGGGTCTTCCGGCGGGAGGGGGCCGGGTTCTTGATCTACGGGCCGCAGGACCCCGCCCCGGAGGGGGTGGCCAGCCTCGACTGGGGCTCCGTGGGGTGGGCCGTTGCCGCCGCCGCCCACCGGGTGCCCCCCCTCGCGGACGCGGAGGTGGTGGGAGGCTGGGCCGGCCTCTACGACATCTCCCCGGACAACCACGCTATTCTGGGCCCGGTCCCGAGCCTGGAGGGGTTCTACGTGGCCACGGGCTTCTCCGGCCACGGGATCATGCACAGCCCGGCGACGGGGAAGGTCATGGCCGAGGTGATCCTCACGGGGCGTGCGACGACCCTCGACATCACCCCCCTCACGATCGAGCGGTTCGGGCGGGGCGCGCTCCTCGAGGAGCCGATGACGGCGCACCGGCAGGAAGGCGGTGCGGGGCCCGTTTGA